DNA sequence from the Methanofastidiosum sp. genome:
GAAATATTAAAAAAATCAGGTTATGAGTTTGAAGATAGCGGTAGGAAGTTATTTTCACGTATCGAAGAAAAAAATATTGAGGCTGTATTTGTGAGGACTCAAGACATACCCGAATACGTTCAGGATCAAGTTGTGGATATAGGGATAACTGGTCTTGATATCATTGGGGAAAGAGGTGCTGATGTTGAAGTTTTGCTAAAACTGGGATTTGGAAAATGCACACTTACAATCGCCGCACCGAAAAACTCATCTATAACAAAGTTTGATGACATTAAGAATGGAATGAAGATTGTGACAGAATTCCCCAAAAGTACAGATAAATACTTTAAAGATAAAGGCATTAATCTGAAGGTGATTGAAGTGTCAGGTTCAACGGAAATTGCCCCTTACCTTGGGGTGTCCGATTTAATATCGGACATAGTTAGCACTGGAACAACTTTATTGATGAACAATCTAAAACCCATATCCAAAATTATTGAATCTGAGGCAGTGCTAATAGCAAACAAGAATAGCATTAAAGAGAAGAGAGATGAGATAGAACTTCTTTCTGCATCAGTTAGAAGCGTCTTAGATGCACAGGGTAAGAAGTACATTATGGTAAATCTTCCTACCAAATCATTGGGTAAATTTGAAAAGGAATTTCATGGTCTTGGGGGCCCAACAGTAATGGATGTAATATCAAAAGAATCACTTGTTGCAGCTCACTTTGTAGTCGATGAAAAACAGGTATCAGAAACTATTCAAAAACTTAAAAAGATGGGCGGAACAGGAATTCTTATTATCCCTATAGAACGGTTGGTGAATTAGTTGATTGAAATTTATGAAGGCTCAAAAGCTCTATTTGAAAAAGATAAACAGAGAAAAGTCCTATTAGAAGATGATGGTTACGTAAAGTCAATTTTATTGGATGTAGAAAAGAGAGGAGACGAAGCGCTCAGAGACTACACATTAAAATTTGACGGTGTCCAAATAGATGACTTTTTAGTAACTCAAGATGAGATAGCTGAAGCCTATGATAATGTAGATACCGAACTAATTGAAGCATTGGAAACTTCAGCTGAAAACATAGAGGATTTCCACAGAAGAGAGCTTCCCCAATCCTTTTTATTCGAAAAAAAAGGTATTACAGCAGGGCAGATGATATTGCCCATAGAAAGTGCAGGAATTTATGTCCCTAGTGGTCGGGCATCATATCCTTCTACAGTGCTCATGGCAGCAATCCCTCCAAAAATATGTGGTGTTCCAAGAATAGTTGTAGTAACCCCTTCAGGCAAGGATGGCAGATGCAATGATGCAGTTTTGGTAGCATCAGACATTGCAGGTGTTGATGAAATTTATAAAGTAGGCGGAGCTCAAGCAATAGCGGCCTTATCGTATGGGACAGAATCAATTAAAAAAGTTTCAAAAATAGTCGGGCCAGGAAATAGATATGTTGCAATGGCAAAAAAACTTGTTGAAACCCCAACTGAATTTCCAGCGGGCCCTAGTGAAGTAATGATAATTGCTGAAGAAAAATCAAATCCAAGATTTATTGCCTTAGACATGCTTGCCCAATCTGAACACGATCCTATGGCTTCAGCATACCTATTGACTACATCAAGATCTATTGCTGAAAAAGTTGTGAGGGAAATAGAAAATGAGCTTAAAGTATTGCCAAGAAACGAGATACTGAAAGAATCTTTGAAAAGAGGCGGAGTATTCATAGTATCATCTTTAGAGGAAGCAATAGAACTTTCAAACAATTTTGCCCCAGAACACCTTGAACTAATGGTTAAAGAACCATTCTCACTTCTTACAAAGATTAAAAACGCTGGCTCAGTTTTTTTGGGAGAATACTCTCCTGAAGCCATGGGGGATTATGTTTCAGGAACAAATCACGTACTCCCTACATCAGGATTTGCAAAATTTTATTCCAGTCTTTCAGTTGATGATTTCATAAAAAAATATACATTCCAATATGTCACAAAGGAAGGGCTAAAGACTTATAGGGGCACAGTTTCAACACTTGCTAGGTCTGAAGGATTATTTGCGCATGAAAAAGCGGTTAACGTGAGGTTTGAAGATGAAAAGTAAATTCGATAGAGACCTTTTAGAGAATCTTGATCCATACTCTTCAGAAGTTTCGGTATCCGATGGTAATTTAATAAGATTACACGCAAATGAACTTCCATGGAAAAACGAAACTGTAGTTTGTGGTTTACACGATAACATCTTATCAATGCCCTTAAACAGGTATCCGGAAGTCACAAATTCCAACACACGAAAAAAAATTGCAGAGT
Encoded proteins:
- the hisD gene encoding histidinol dehydrogenase, with protein sequence MIEIYEGSKALFEKDKQRKVLLEDDGYVKSILLDVEKRGDEALRDYTLKFDGVQIDDFLVTQDEIAEAYDNVDTELIEALETSAENIEDFHRRELPQSFLFEKKGITAGQMILPIESAGIYVPSGRASYPSTVLMAAIPPKICGVPRIVVVTPSGKDGRCNDAVLVASDIAGVDEIYKVGGAQAIAALSYGTESIKKVSKIVGPGNRYVAMAKKLVETPTEFPAGPSEVMIIAEEKSNPRFIALDMLAQSEHDPMASAYLLTTSRSIAEKVVREIENELKVLPRNEILKESLKRGGVFIVSSLEEAIELSNNFAPEHLELMVKEPFSLLTKIKNAGSVFLGEYSPEAMGDYVSGTNHVLPTSGFAKFYSSLSVDDFIKKYTFQYVTKEGLKTYRGTVSTLARSEGLFAHEKAVNVRFEDEK
- a CDS encoding ATP phosphoribosyltransferase, coding for MLKIAIPKKGRLSNPCLEILKKSGYEFEDSGRKLFSRIEEKNIEAVFVRTQDIPEYVQDQVVDIGITGLDIIGERGADVEVLLKLGFGKCTLTIAAPKNSSITKFDDIKNGMKIVTEFPKSTDKYFKDKGINLKVIEVSGSTEIAPYLGVSDLISDIVSTGTTLLMNNLKPISKIIESEAVLIANKNSIKEKRDEIELLSASVRSVLDAQGKKYIMVNLPTKSLGKFEKEFHGLGGPTVMDVISKESLVAAHFVVDEKQVSETIQKLKKMGGTGILIIPIERLVN